The following is a genomic window from Tripterygium wilfordii isolate XIE 37 chromosome 19, ASM1340144v1, whole genome shotgun sequence.
CCTGACGTGGCCTACCAAGATGATGCCGCTGCTGCCAGTACCAATAACGGGAACAACAATGGCGGCAGCAGAAACGACGTGGAAGAGAGCAAGGATGCTTATCCCCAGGTTGAACCGATTCCAGGTACTTCTCAAGTATCTTTATCAGGTGTTGCTGGTGAAAGTAGTGTTTCTAGGGTTGCTGGTTATGAAAGTCAGGGGTATAAGGGGCCATCTTATTTGGGCCCAGCTGGATCGGGAGGGATTAGGGTTGAATTGGGGCAAGGTTCTAGTAAAGTAAGCGAGGTTGAGAATCAAAGTgctaatattaataatattattattaacacCATTAGCGTTAACAACAGTAGTGTGGCTATGCATCAACAGCAAGAGCCACAACAGGTGCCACCGCATCCTGCTCCTGTGGGGAATATAGGGACTCTAGTCAATGATAATGTGAATAGAAACATGAATGTTGCTGTTGGTGGTGCTGGAAATTCTGCTCATAATGTTGGTGGTGTGGGTGGGGGTGGAGGTGGTGGCACAATCTTATTTGTCGGGGATTTGCATTGGTGGACGACAGATGCGGAGCTTGAGGCAGAGTTGGTGAAGTATGGGTCTGTGAAGGAAGTGAAATTTTTTGATGAGAAGGCAAGTGGGAAATCAAAAGGTTATTGCCAGGTGGAGTTTTATGATCCGGCTGCAGCCACGGCTTGCAAGGAGGGTATGAATGGGCAACTTTTTAATGGGCGGCCCTGTGTGGTGGCTTTTGCTTCACCTTATACTGTTAAGAGGATGGGAGAGGCCCAGGTCAACAGGAATCAGCAGGGGGTTGCGCCTGCTAGAAGGGGGCCTAATGATGCTGGGGGAAAGGGTGGTCCAGGTGCTGGTCCTAGTGCTGGTGGGAATAATATGGCAGGTGGTGGGCCTGGTGGCAATTATCAAGGTGGTGATGGTAATAGAGGGTATGGTAGAGGAAATTGGGGGAGGGGTAATGCACAGGGAATGGGAAGTAGGGGACCTGGTCCAATGAGGAATAGGCCTGGTGGGATGGGTGGTAGAGGTTTAATGGGCAACGGTGGAAATGGGTTTGGCCAAGGCATTGGTGCAGCTTCTCCAATGTTGCACCCTCAGTCAATGATGGGACAGGGTTTTGATCCTGCATTTGGTGGGCCAATGGGGAGAATGGGAAGTTATGGAGGCTTTCCTGGAGCTCCTACACCTCCATTTTCTGGTGTTTTATCTTCATTTCCGCCTGTGGGAGGTATGGGTTTTCCTGGTGTGGCTCCTCATGTGAATCCAGCCTTTTTTGGCAGAGGGATGCCTATGAATGGAATGGGGATGATGCCGTCTGGTGGTGTTGATGGGCCTAATATGGGAATGTGGGCAGATCCTAGTATGGGTGGATGGGGTGGTGAAGAGCATGGTGGTGGAAgagcaggtgagtctagttatGGAGAGGAAGCTGTGTCCGACCATCAATACGGTGAGGTGAGTCATGACAGAGGAGGCTGGCAAAATCCTGGGAAGGACAAAGATAGGGCTTCGGAGAGGGACTGGTCTGGTTCTTCCGATAGAAGGTATCGTGATGATAGAGATACTGGATATGAAAGAGATTTGCCTAGAGAAAAGGATACGGGTGGTCAAGACCACGAATGGTCAGAAAGAAGGCATCGTGATGACAGAGATGTTGTTAAAGAACGAGACAGAGATCGTGAAAGGGATCGAGAACATTCTCGTGATCGTGATCGAGAGCGTGACAGGGATCGTGATCGTGAAAGGGAACGTGATCGATACAAGGATGACAGAGATAGATATGTCGATCATCATAGATACAGAGACCGGGAAGTGGAGCATGATGATGAATGGGACAGGGGAAGGTCATCGAGAACTCACAGCAAGTCACGGTTGTCGCATGATGAGGAACATAGGTCAAGATCTAGGGATGCTGATTATGGGAAGAGGCGAAGGCTTACCTCAGACTGACCATAGCATGTTTCTTATTTTGGAACTCTAATGTGATCAAAGAAGTTGGGAAGTTTTCAAACTTCATTTTCTCATGATCACTTGGGGGCTATCTTCTGAGTGGTGTTCTTTTGGTCGCTGATTCTTGGACAGCTATCTTGAGTTCATGCCCTTCCATTGCATCTTTCATGGGAGCTTGTTTCATCCTCACATGAAAGAAGTGAGTTCTTGAACTTTTATGTTTTGGTGTGACTTTTATTTACCCGTTCTTTTCTATTGGTCAGCATTGTACTTGGAATCCTTTATGAGTATGCCATGCTGCTATGCTTGTTAGTGGTTGTTAGCCAAGTAAGAACCAGCATGCAATGAACTCTATTTGGCATAAAAATACGTCGAATTTGGAATCTATAATGAGTATGCTATACTGTTAAACATGTAGTTAGTGGCTGACTGGCTGTTAAACCAGTTAGGAACTAGCGGACTATGAATGTGTATGTCTCAGTTTCTATATTATCATTTGGAGCTTGTTTGTATTGAGGCGTACCATGCTGTAGTAAAAATATCTGaggttctctctcttttttttttgcctctctTTGGACCCCAGTTATTGACTGGCACCTAATCACCTACTTCCAATTGTTATGCATGATCCTTGTGAAGTTAAGTGTAAAGAATCTTGGATGtagaaatatgattattttttttccgtgttttgattaaaaaaaaagttattcttGCGTTGGTTCACTTTTCCAGAATTTGCCACTGTTCTTTGTGCCCCAAACATTATACTTTTAGCAATTCTTGGAGTCAAATCCTGTATCCTTTTCTGTAATCATTCCTTTAACTTATACTATTCCCTTTCAAATAAATTGTCAAAGGCTTGTAGAGAAAATCTATACCAATAACACTTGAAAAAAAGTATGTAGTGTTTTCTTCCTGGAGCTGTGGCCTGTGGGGCATGCTATAGATGTAGCATCATGATCTTGGGAAGTTAGTTGATAATACTTATGAATTATATTATGATAAGCTTCCTTTCTTCCTTTCCTTTGGGATCTTCTGGTCTGCCCCAGTTGGTTAGTTGAGTGGTCGCATGGGTTGACCAGAATTGCCTAGTGTGTTAAAAGTTTTTATTATCAGTGAATGACTGGTAGATACTGTTGAATATTTTCCTTGAGATATTTTCACCTTGAATTCGTTGTGATGATTTCTTTGTCTTTTCGCttatggtttttgatttttgggaGAAAATGTTTTTGTAGTTATTGTCAACCTTGCTGAAAATAAACGTTTCAATACTTATTTTTGGAATTGTAGCTTAAAGGACATTTGATCTTTGAGAATGGAAGCTGTTCATCAGAGCTAGAGTTTCCCCTGGGTATGGAAGAGGATGCCAAGCTTCTTTGTTGAAGACACATCGCCAGCATTGATGTAGAAGTTTTACTTTTGGTTTTCAGTTTCTAGCTTTCCTTTCCATTTGATGTTTTATTTAGTTGGAACTTGATTAAATCAATGTTGTGGATGATGCTATGGCTTGGAATTGCTGACGTTGAGCTGTACTAGATTGTTTTAGAACTTACTGTTTGAATGATGTAGTTGGATTTAGCCTAGATGATGTTATAACGTGTCTGTTCTCTTTCTGCCTTTCTGGCTAGTTGTATCATTTCTAttccttttgttgttgtttttttgttttgaagtaCATCCCCATTTTGACCATGCAGTATCCTGTGAAGAGTATGTAGCTTATTTTTTCGTTGCAATTGTTTTGGCCCTGAGAATTGTACAGATGAGAGTTGTACATATTTTGTATAGAATGATTTACatttgattagattttgtgAATGTACAGTTTATTTAATGCCTTATACTACACCTTTTGTAATCAACCTTTTTCTTGGACTGAAGTTTCTGATTTCTGTACGAAGTATTTTGTTAGCTTAGTTTTGCTCATGGACTGCATCCACCTTGGTTTGAGTTGGTAAACTGCTACCATCAATGCGGGATCATCTGCAGACTAAATTTTCTATTATTTGTGACTTGATTTAATTAGAGTTTTGCACAACattgaagtttatttttttaaagttgaTTTTCATACAGATCAGAGAGAATTCCTTCAATATGTTGGACGTTATTTTGCCTACCTTTctcggattttttttttcatatgcaAATGCTCTTTGATACTTGTACTTGGTGTGGAACTTTTCTTTGATTTGTAGTGGAAGTGTCTTCTACCAAATGTTTCTGTATACTGACTGGTTCCCGGAACCATTAGTGGAGATGATTCTGGAAAACATTCCTTTTGTGTTTTCATTCGGCTTTCTTGATCCTTTCTCATTGCTTTTACCATATCTTCTTTGTTGGATGCTCTTACAATTTGATCATATATGTGAATGTTGATTTGATTGGCCTAGCTTGTTTGAAGCATTTTACCTTCAAATCGTGTAATATGGATGTGAAAGCAGTCCTCTGATGATACTGGTTTTGGCAGGCTTAACTGAGAAACTAATGACTTGAGCTCTCGCTCTCACTGTGCCATTAGCTGTGCTTATTAGCAACTTTGTGGTGCTTCTGCTTTTATTGTTACCACTTACCAAATACCAATTCTGCTTTTCATCCTTGTAATGGTTTGTGCCTTTGAgtgtatattttgtttgtggGAGCAATACTCTTATGGTCAGTCACATGCTGAGCTTTGTATTAACTTACCTTGTCATCAGGCATGAAATTTATGTGCACGTAGGCCTAACAGTTTGAGTTTAGGCTAAAGAACAAACTTGTATAGTGTCAGTCGATAAAAAGAGAGtatatttgttttcaatttgacAATAATCACAGAAGAAAGTTGACATTAACAATCAAATGAATGTACACTAAAACTTGAACCATATAGAACCTAAGACTTCGAAAATGTTTACATGCACACTATACACATTCACATTCCTATCCAATGGCTAAAAAGGGCTATGTCGATTTGGTTCAAGATCACAGTCTAAAGGCCCAGCACAAAGACAGGACTACAGATCCCTGATCCAGCCCATAGTGATGATTTATCTGGGCCGAACCATATTAGCTACAGGCCCAATATGACCAGGCCCGCCCATTTGATGAAACCCGCCAGAACCAGAACCATAAAGATACCCCACCATCCCAACACCACTGCCATTCACATCAACACTCCCCACCCCACCACCGCCGCCGCCGATCTCTTCCTGCGTGTCCCTCTCGCGCACCCCCGCAGCGGTTCTCTCTCCTTCCATTTCCCTAAACCTCTGCAAGTAAACCTTGAGAGGCTCCACGTATTCCTCGAATCCGAGTGTTGTCATGGCCCACAGTAAATCATCTCCGTTGATcgtcttcctcttctctctctggCACTTGTCGGAGGCTTCTCCGGTGACGAAGCTTATGAATTCCGACACACACTCCTGTACTGTCTCTTTAGCGTCCTTTGATATCTTCGCGTTCGCTGGGAGTGCCTTCTTCATGATCCTGCTCACGTTTGCGATTGGAAGTAGCCGGTCTTGCTCTCGTGGTGACGATAGATCGCCAGAATTCGCCGTCGGGTTACCTCCTCCGGAGTCGTTGCCGGAGTCTTCCATTGAATTTGGTGCGCGAGAGAGAATTTGGGAGCGAATGAGTTGAGTCCGTAGGATTGATGTGTTTATAACGACTACAGACGGGACACGTGGATGGTTTTGGACCGTTGTTAGTCGATAAGTGTTTGTATTTGAGGGCTTTTTCTAGCCATCCAATTTTTGAAGGCAAGGATGATCTCGGCcgttgaaaaaaataatatttttgagtgttattttctaaatttttttatcaaaattcatGTAATGCATCTCAAAATATTGAGATTAAGATTTGTTATTGCAATTTTGTGGTTTGATTAAATATTAAGGTACATAAAGATGTATTTATGTATGCAATATTGTGGTTTGATTCTTAGTTAGTTATTTAAAAATGGGTAATGTTAATGAGTGTCCTTAGGCCAATcagataaataagaaaaaaggtTATTAAAACCTGGAAAAGATgtatattttaagtttaaaactatcttcttttttttcgttatctaaaaaatataaagataatTTGGTGGATCTTATTGTGTCTTCCccttgattttttaaaatttttgttaatCGAGAATGACATAActtaagtttgtcatttgaacattcgaCATGAGCCGTTAGATCCATGTGCTGGGCGCATGGTCACGAAAGTATCGCTCAcagtgggaatcgaactcatgacctccTAAATCTATATGGTTTGGTTCTAGAGGGACTCAACACATGGCCACAAAGGTATTATTTACAGTGAGAACTCATGACCTCTTAAGTTCATATAGTTTTGTACCAGAGAGATTCATAAATTAGATTGTCACGCAAgtggttaaattttttttaaccttttgaATGCAAATTTGATGAATGTAATTTTGTCCTCTCATGAATGCAACTAATAAGGAAGCTTTCTAGTGTAGGGTCTAGTGGGATAGGTCACTCTTAACTTGCCATGTGCAcattaaatagcacaaaaaagagaaTACTTTGACATTGCTATCAAGTTTTAAATCCTATTTTTAACTAAATTGATGTTGTAGATAGTATTTTAAGGTAAAAATTTATGGTCTTttcttagaaaaaaaatttatggtctttcttcattattattattttggagATATTTTTGGAATTTAAAATTGGGTTTGGTCTTAAACTCTTGATAATTGTTAATTTACTAAGTTTGCTTATGTGCCTTCCACTTAATTACATTCGTTTACGTATACCAATAAGACTTTCGGTTGACTATATTTCATGAGTGCTCCACTACTTCAGTGGAGCAAAATTGGCTTTAGACCTTCAAGGAATTTGAGTTGTTAGGAGTTGCAAGAACATACATGGGTCATCATGGGCTGCATAGTTGTCTAATGTAGTTGATTGGGCAatgataaaaaacaaaaaaaaaaaacccctttgATGGTGGGGTTTTGTTTTCATTATCATTCGCTTGAGGTGGTAAGTTTTTTAGTCAAAACATATCCTGTAAGAACACGCTCCTCTATACTAGTaacaatttatttgttttgaatCCATTTATATTGAACAACTCGATTTTGTCTTACGCTACTCTACACTAGTAAAACTTTATTCGTTTTGAATCAGTTTATATTGAACCACACGATTTTGTCTTCCTAAACTCAAGACCAACCCATATATTAGTTTAAGCCCAGGAAAAAAAAtgcttgttactagtttgaaaaTGTCTTATTACAtaaacttcaccatcttctcaTGGGTGATGTGGGACAAAAGAATTAGCCCTATCATCACTTAATAGTTTGCCCTACACCACCAAATTTTACACTACAAGAGACTTGTGATCCTGCCCACCCGAGTTGTGCCTGTTCTAATTGACAATCATGCCTGGTACCACTACTCATgcaacaaattaaacaaaaaagaaatttttttttatagtttttgaAAATCAGCACAAATAAGCAAGTTGAACATGACTAAAAGTCTAAGACAAGAAGATGAACAGGCACtaagaaacccaaaaaaatggtCCAACAGAACTGACCATTGATAAGAAGCTCAAGCTGTTCTTTAGTCTCAGTATACATCACCCTCTGCATTTCTTGAGGCCAGTCTAcccaaaatcatcattcattaATCAATCAATGGACCATAACCACATGGGTTATTTGCCAATGATTGAACAGTTGCATATCAAATCATCAGCTAATCCTCACACACTCTCATGCTCagaaaagaaacatgaaaaggaaAACCCAAGTTTCCAGTATGCCATACAAAAGGTCAGTTACATTATACAGAGTAGTATTTCCTACAATACACGTTCATGTGTACAGAAGTAATAAGTTAAAAACATCTAAGACTGCAGTACAGTGGCCTTGCTCGAGTAGCTTCACTTCCTCTTCGAGGGTCTTTAACAAATCCTAATTTTCTTATAGGCAAAATAAACACTACCATTAACTAGACTAGTTATTTTGTGTGTCTAAACAATGCATAGACAACAGCTGAAGTGAGCGAAGATGAGGGCATAGTTAACTAATAATTACTGGACTTTCACCTCGATGGGTGAGGCTTCATTCTCTTGgtcagctgctgctgctgcttcttcttcatcctcatcGTCCACCTCATCAGCTAGTTTCGTAAGTTCTTCCTGGATCATGAGCTTAATGGATGACTTTCTTGGGGTGAGATCGGTATTGAATTGCCCAGCTGAAATATAGCCCAATAACTTtggatttagagagagaaatttcaATGACAGTTTGAGAGTTCATTTTAATGTTACAAAAACTTTGATTGCAGGGAATACCATTTCTCATAATCTATCCGAGTCGAAGAATGtcatccaaaaaaaatactataatGCAGTAAGATGAATGAATACAAAACATATGGATAAAATTCTTGCTGCACCCAAATGAACGGAACAGATCTTAATAGGTGGGATTGTTGGTTTAGAATACCATATATAACTCAAATTTTCACAAATTCGGAAAGGATCTTAAGAATTTGAATGCATACCAAGTTGCTTCAGAATGTCAGTGAATGTAGCCTGCAAGACAAAATGATACAAATTTTTCAGAAAACTCGTTATGAGCAATAAACTAGGAAGGAACTTTATAGCAGCTCATGAGGAGATTGCAATCAGCTTTGAGGCAGGCTTAAGACCTCAGAAACATACCAAGGGTACTTCATCATTTATCTCTTCTAAGAATAGTCAGAACTCAGAAGCGCTAGACACAAAATCACCATTGAGTCTTACCGTATTGAAGTCCACTACTTTGAGAATACCACATATAGCATCTCTAAGCTGATCATCACTAGGAGGCTTTTTCacttttgctttctccttcccttttgtaACATTTTTACCTTCAGAAAGCAAGAACAATATTCATTATGTTGCCAATCGAGGATGAAGAACAACACCTTCAGATGACCATTCAGTTCATAACAAGTTCATTGGCAAAAACCagtaagaacactaatttgaatgaaaggCAAATTCAGGAAAATTTTGAAGGAATTGTATAATGACAAGCTAAGAAACAATGATcctggaagaaaaaaaaccacAGTTACTCTAATTTTTGGGATAAGAAGATTTGGTCATGAGACGATCACACCAGAAGTGAGGGTGTTGAGATATTGCCACTTTACCAGTTTTCTTCTCCTTTGATGCAGATTTCCTTGGAGTTGATTTCTCCTCTTTCACTACTTTTTCAACCTTCTTCCTTGAGGAAACCTTTGGACTTGCATCACTGTCATCATCAGCCGGAAAGCGTTTTGATGATGACATTTTAGGTGTTCTTTTAGGAGTACTGGTTTTATTTGACACACTGATATTCTTTGTTCTGGACTTTCCAGCAGGTTTCTTCTTTTTGAAGGGAGATTTAGAACTGCTTTTGCTTTTCCCTGTGTCCTCTTCAGATTCATCTTTCTCGTCACTTGCAGAATGCTCAAGCATCTCATCATCCGATTTTTCAGTAACACCATTCCTGTTTTCCTCTTCtccatgttcttcatcatctttttcttctaCTTCCTCTTCTgaatcatcttcttctgtaTCAACAGTACTCTTTTTCTCTGACTTTGATGTATCCTCAGCTTTTCTTGAAGACTGCAAATTCGGAAACAAAATCATCTAAGTAAACACACTGGCACAGGATGATAAAAGTTGATAACACATCCCACAGCACACATATGCACAAATATAAAGGCTTTCTACAGCTAGCATGCTACTAGTGCTGCCCGCCCTCTCTACAAAGGACAAGGAAAACGTTAAACGCAGGACCATCAACCATACCATTGTCATTTCAGAAACCAGTACCCAGACATGTACAAGAGAATGGTAAATAAAATCCTACTGGAAGCGAGTTCCTTAATTCCTTTCCACATACAGATAGGATATacaatttctcttttgttttttgaatggaCACTAGACAAGAACCATAACCACAGAAACCTCCTAAGAAGAAGCCTTCTTACAAAGAATCCTTTTTGAATTTAACTAGTCAAAACATGATGAGCAAGCATCCAGCCCCAACCCTGAGATACCACATGGTCAACATTCATGATTCCAGCCCACATCAATTCATGTGAGACCCTTCCATGACAATGCAAACCCCAGAAGAAACTCTTTCAACTACATGGATTCAAAACACAAATCATATCATGTACATCTCAAGGGAGGATATAATACCTTTGCTGAACCTTTTGAAGATACACTTCGAGATTTTGGTGAAGTTTTGGTCACCACCCTCTTTCGCTTTTTGCCCTTATTTGACTAAATATTGAAAAAGCACAAACATTGTCAAAAGAATGCCGGAGCAAGAAGCAATTGTCTACACACAAAAACAGGACTATTGGAAAATGCTagcaaataaaataaacaaaccttCTCCTTTTCCGCAAGAAGCACATCTGTTGTAGCATGAGGGGCCACCAAAAAGTCGATCAACTTTGTAATAATATCTTCCTACATGCCCATATTTAAAATCATTAATGTCATATCCCCTGATATGTTCAGCAAGGTCAATGTGTGCAATTTCATTTCAAGGGGAAAGTTGCACCAATAGGACCTCCTGGGTCCAGAATGAATGTACCAGACACCAAAATTCAACTGATACAGTAATAAATGATTCAATTAAAACTGGATCGGTAAGCTCGTTCCCAGTTCTTGGTGCCAATTAGTAAGTTTGTGTGCTTCAATACAAGTTCAAAGTGGTCAAATCTCTAAACAGTCTATTGGCATAGCATATAGAAGACAACAAaccatccaaaacaaaaaaaggttcTTCCCAATTAGTAGTTGCTAATTTCATGTATAGACAAAATTACAGGACTTGATAAGAAAATATAACCGCATTGGACATAACAAACAAGTGAATAAGTGAGGCTTACAGCAGTATTTAAGCAACCTACCTTCTTTGTAGTAGCCTTGGCAACAGATATATCCAGTATATCACagaactccaacaagttctcTTTATTACATTTGTCGAGCTTTTCCTTCACTCTTGTCTTTTGCTTTTCCTGGAAGAATGGCAGAAGCACCAAGTGGTCAATCAGCTCTTACAATCTACTGCATCATATTCAATTCAACAACTAAAGACTAAGTAATAATCCATTAAATACCAAAACATAGAGACATATATCTTGCAAATACCTTAACATCCAATCTAGATGAAATTCTATTTCTTACATAAGAGATCTTCTGTTACCTCGTTTTCATGCCACACAAAACCAGAAAAACGGGATACATTACTCTTGATCTGGACAGCCTGCAAAAGTAAAGAGTGACAGAAAGAATTTAAAAGCAGCACACTGCAAAAATCTAAACAAAGagttttcatagtataaaatttaTAGTCTGATGCAATACAAGTTCAAGTCGTGTGGATAAAATATAAGAGATAAGAACTCAAACTCGGTGCACAAGGCTTGGTGGTGGTGTAAGGGTCCGGAAGGGCAAATTCATGATAGCCAATAAAAAGGAGGAATGACGTGAACTGTAATATATAACCACGGTAGAAAATGCCAACGTCAACAGGATTTAAGATTACCTTCCCTCTCCTTGCAAAGAGAATTGAATGAAGCAATTTGAATGTGtcatcaagctttcttcttGACAATTTAAATGCCACTGCACCATAAAAAGTAGTCGGAGTTTATGATTAAGATTTAAGACATTCCATTTGATAAAATCCAAGAAGATTATTGGACCCGTTTGGTAGCTGCCCAAAACAATTTTCGGACCATGAATGTACAAATGTTAACAAATTTTGCGAGATCTTAGAAGCAGAAGCCAGGTCCTATAGGTTCTGTTGCTTTGAAGGTTTTACCTGAAACTCTTAAGAACTGCAATCAATGATAGTTAGACATATCGTACAGAGTGGAGAAATTTCAAATCTAAACAAATAAAGTAAATTGGAATTTGAAAGGCACTTTAGCATGATATCAACATGATGACAGATGCATAGTCATTTGGAAGCACTGTTAACAAGCACTTCAGACTATATGCTAGACCATAGAGGCATCGGTCTTTATCCAAGCTTGGCAGCTTATGTAGGAAACTTTCAGACACATTTTACTGTTATCGGTTCTTACCATCAAGGGGCACATTAAACTGAGATTACCTGTTATCTTGTCAAGATTCTAAATTCTGTTGTTAGtatggggaaaaaaatcatttcctTATGCTTTCCTGCAACTTCAAACATCATAAATAGATggaaaacaattttcaattttgtatcCTCTCTTTTTCATCTTCTCCATTAATCATCATATTAAAGTCTACAATATAAATCATAACTATGTTTCTCCCACTTAACATGAAGGCTGATTGAAAGGTATTAATATCAAACACCAAGTGCCTAAAAACCTAATAAGTGTATCAAAGGTCATAAAAATACAAAGTAATCCAAAAGAACGACATGGATAGGCACTACTCATTGTTAATTACATATTAATATTGACATCAATCCAAGAACTGCACAATTATCAAAATTTCACAATTCAAAACAATATCATGAGGGAGAGTAGACAAAACACAACAGAACAAAACACATCGACGAGTGGAAAATTATTCAGCTTAGGTGCCCATGGCAACACTGGTTATAGAGacaaattcaaaacataaaagCAACAGAAGAAGCACGAAGAAAGGAATAAGAACCAAACCATTAGGTATATCTTTCAGGGGCGTGCCACGACCCTGTAAATTTCAAAATAGACTATGAATAAGAGAAATATCCATGAAACAGAGAGCAAAAATCAAAAGAGCATAAATGATCACCTTTTCAATTTGGAAGTCCTTGACAGcatctctctctatagatgcCACCAGCCTTTCGACAGATTTCCGCTCTCGTACAGGCCGATCAGTAGCAGGTGTTCTTTGCTCTGGCTCCTGCTTCTCCTTCACAGCCTTCCTTTTATCTTTCACTTTCTCGACAGCACCCTTCTTTTGACTACTACCCCTTTCTTTTCTACGTTTCTTTGGCCCTTTCTCTTCCtcattgttttctctcttctctccttgtTCAGCATATGACACATCaacctcttctttttcttcagcACAGGACCCAtcaacctcttcttcttcagcaCGGGACCCATCAACCTTCTCTTCTGCCTCTTCTTtatcttccttcttttcttcggTATCCTGGTTTTCTATTGGGCCAGTATCTTGTTCCATTGATTCAGCCTTTGGTTCCTCCTTCTCTTCGATATCCTGATCTTCTTTAGGACCACTATCTTCTTCCATAGATTCTGCCTTTGGttcctccttctcttcttctactTTTTCCACCATGCCATTGCTTTCTTTGCCTTCATTTGCATGTTGGTCTTCATCCATTTTCTCAGTCACCCGTTTCTTATCTTCTTCCATTTCTTTCACACCATCACTTTCCTGTTCTTTCTTAGTCACATCTTCATCCGCCTTATCTGGTAGACAATTTCCATTTGTTGCTAACTCTGGAAGTTCAGTCTTTGAATCTTCCTCACCCATACCTAGACCAAATTCAAGTTAATTCCTTCAGCAAAAGAACTTTGATTGCCGCTAACAAAAGTAACCTgctgatattttaaaaaaaaaactcctcagAAAAAGGGAAGGCGGAAACAAAAAATGGGACGTTAGCTCCGACCATATGGATGGAGCAAATAATTTATTTGCT
Proteins encoded in this region:
- the LOC119986246 gene encoding uncharacterized PE-PGRS family protein PE_PGRS46-like; its protein translation is MDETEGGDFHRNEAISAVADDGFLGEEDDDYEDLYNDVNVGEGFLQSLSRKNQAPDVAYQDDAAAASTNNGNNNGGSRNDVEESKDAYPQVEPIPGTSQVSLSGVAGESSVSRVAGYESQGYKGPSYLGPAGSGGIRVELGQGSSKVSEVENQSANINNIIINTISVNNSSVAMHQQQEPQQVPPHPAPVGNIGTLVNDNVNRNMNVAVGGAGNSAHNVGGVGGGGGGGTILFVGDLHWWTTDAELEAELVKYGSVKEVKFFDEKASGKSKGYCQVEFYDPAAATACKEGMNGQLFNGRPCVVAFASPYTVKRMGEAQVNRNQQGVAPARRGPNDAGGKGGPGAGPSAGGNNMAGGGPGGNYQGGDGNRGYGRGNWGRGNAQGMGSRGPGPMRNRPGGMGGRGLMGNGGNGFGQGIGAASPMLHPQSMMGQGFDPAFGGPMGRMGSYGGFPGAPTPPFSGVLSSFPPVGGMGFPGVAPHVNPAFFGRGMPMNGMGMMPSGGVDGPNMGMWADPSMGGWGGEEHGGGRAGESSYGEEAVSDHQYGEVSHDRGGWQNPGKDKDRASERDWSGSSDRRYRDDRDTGYERDLPREKDTGGQDHEWSERRHRDDRDVVKERDRDRERDREHSRDRDRERDRDRDRERERDRYKDDRDRYVDHHRYRDREVEHDDEWDRGRSSRTHSKSRLSHDEEHRSRSRDADYGKRRRLTSD
- the LOC119986248 gene encoding nuclear transcription factor Y subunit B-3-like, which produces MEDSGNDSGGGNPTANSGDLSSPREQDRLLPIANVSRIMKKALPANAKISKDAKETVQECVSEFISFVTGEASDKCQREKRKTINGDDLLWAMTTLGFEEYVEPLKVYLQRFREMEGERTAAGVRERDTQEEIGGGGGGVGSVDVNGSGVGMVGYLYGSGSGGFHQMGGPGHIGPVANMVRPR